In one Yarrowia lipolytica chromosome 1A, complete sequence genomic region, the following are encoded:
- a CDS encoding uncharacterized protein (Compare to YALI0A06699g, similar to Saccharomyces cerevisiae STE18 (YJR086W); ancestral locus Anc_7.455, weakly similar to uniprot|P18852 Saccharomyces cerevisiae YJR086w STE18 GTP-binding protein gamma subunit of the pheromone pathway) — MSVWSPESPVFSYSERQNHLLPRSHEDEPLSPTTEYAHELTHQAVQYGSQSPEVSKIEMTEDFTPNAGYIEVKPPARPRQNIAKDNQQMRLALLRVKRYETAVQRLQEEQDRERQTARQAGRDLIKYTTSVKDHAVPELWGYLPPEKNPYALYEEENKTTGCCVIS, encoded by the coding sequence ATGTCTGTTTGGTCCCCAGAATCACCTGTTTTCTCCTACAGCGAGCGCCAGAACCACCTGCTTCCCCGGTCCCACGAAGATGAGCCCTTGTCTCCCACAACGGAGTATGCACACGAGCTGACCCACCAGGCGGTCCAGTATGGCAGCCAAAGTCCTGAAGTCAGCAAGATCGAGATGACCGAGGACTTTACTCCAAACGCCGGGTACATTGAGGTCAAGCCTCCAGCCCGACCTCGTCAGAATATCGCCAAGGATAATCAGCAAATGCGACTGGCCCTTCTGCGAGTCAAGAGATACGAGACCGCCGTTCAGCGACTGCAGGAGGAACAGGATAGAGAAAGACAGACCGCCCGACAGGCTGGAAGGGATCTCATCAAGTACACAACGTCGGTCAAGGACCATGCGGTTCCAGAGCTGTGGGGGTATCTTCCCCCGGAGAAGAACCCTTATGCCCTGtatgaggaggagaacaagaCGACCGGATGTTGTGTTATTTCGTGA
- a CDS encoding uncharacterized protein (Compare to YALI0A06655g, similar to Saccharomyces cerevisiae PXA2 (YKL188C); ancestral locus Anc_4.287, similar to uniprot|P41909 Saccharomyces cerevisiae YPL147w PXA1 long-chain fatty acid transporter), translating into MANVSTLRPLLIEALQDPVKLRAFISTYLASLRQMSPRRLRVIAVVAFLLVGSCTGIAGQALLDNLNTKKSKKKVPLHRMDSAVKLSDGSKQIVVPYKEGQTTVTIKPTKQVTFEAHRRLFLRPDDSEGGEAKSGINGRFLRQFSALWVIMVPRLQSRESLILLVHALFLFLRTWISLLVAKLDGQIVRDMIAGDGRKFLRGLGYWFAIAVPASYTNAVIKYLQAKLSLAFRTRLTRYVHDLYLDADLAYYKIADIDGGNVGTSADQFITTDLARFCDKAAALYSNLGKPFVDFLIFTFQLSKNLGPMALIGIFANYGLTAYLLRRLAPSFGKLAAIQAKLEGEYRAAHSKLITNAEEIAFYDGTSLERTILEKAYIRLARHIRGIYRIKIFYNMFEDIILKYTWSAIGYMFASLPVFLPAWTSIKEKTKETTASAVTASMDFSEQDHMRDFITNKRLMLSLADAGGRMMYSIKDLAELSGYTSRVYMLLSVLHRVHARAYTSRILKTPIKEAASKEAKEEGIVIGEKPDPDSSSELSEEEQFTLNSISGTIQPRYPGVRFEGVPIVAPSAVGSGELLVRDLNVLIKPGEHILISGPNGCGKSAVARVIGGLWPVYRGLLSRPDISEIGFLPQRAYLSIGSLRDQIIYPDSHADMISKNVTDADLQTILDRVHLGYLPSREGGWNTRKEWKDVFSGGEKQRVMFARILYHRPKFAVIDEGTAAVSSDVEGSLYENCKKDGITLITISHRPSLMKYHKAQLKLGLGNDGKDWDLEIVGSKEARLSVEKEIQSLEEKLSKVDEWKKRKTEVEAILRGEVKHEQKPGFQEIVTENVQNTGDDTGVLLKTDTIVGVGKESEEEDVKEMKQQLGSVVKAEGDASVKEQAAKELNEATEKLEAAKEKTDKGDVKVEGGADKPAAAKTSNPKKSEKK; encoded by the coding sequence ATGGCAAACGTCTCTACACTACGACCGCTGCTCATCGAGGCTCTGCAGGACCCCGTCAAGTTGCGGGCGTTCATCTCCACGTACCTGGCGAGTCTGCGGCAAATGTCTCCCCGACGTCTGAGGGTGATTGCTGTCGTGGCGTTCCTGCTGGTTGGCTCATGCACGGGCATTGCGGGCCAGGCGCTGCTGGACAATCTCAACACAAAAaagagcaagaagaaggtgccGTTACACCGAATGGACAGCGCGGTGAAACTGTCGGATGGGTCCAAGCAGATTGTGGTGCCATACAAGGAGGGACAAACGACCGTGACCATCAAGCCTACCAAGCAGGTCACGTTCGAGGCACATCGACGACTGTTTCTGCGACCGGACGACTCggagggaggagaagccaAATCTGGCATCAACGGCAGGTTCCTGCGACAGTTTTCCGCGCTGTGGGTCATCATGGTCCCCCGATTGCAGTCCCGAGAATCCCTCATTCTGCTGGTGCACgccttgttcttgtttcTGCGAACATGGATCTCGCTTCTCGTGGCCAAGCTCGACGGCCAAATTGTGCGAGACATGATTGCCGGAGACGGCCGCAAGTTCCTCAGAGGACTGGGCTACTGGTTCGCCATCGCCGTCCCTGCATCCTACACAAACGCAGTCATCAAGTACCTGCAGGCCAAGCTCTCGCTGGCATTCCGAACGCGTCTTACCCGATACGTACATGATCTGTATTTGGATGCCGATCTCGCATACTACAAGATTGCGGACATTGATGGAGGCAACGTCGGTACTTCTGCCGACCAGTTCATCACCACAGATCTGGCCCGGTTCTGTGACAAGGCTGCAGCACTGTACTCAAACCTGGGTAAGCCTTTTGTGGACTTCCTCATCTTTACCTTCCAGCTGAGTAAGAACCTGGGACCCATGGCCCTCATTGGTATTTTCGCCAACTACGGTCTTACTGCATACCTGCTGCGACGTCTGGCCCCTTCCTTCGGTAAGCTTGCCGCCATTcaggccaagctggagggTGAGTACCGAGCAGCGCATTCCAagctcatcaccaacgcAGAGGAAATTGCTTTCTACGATGGTACTTCCCTGGAGCGAACTATTCTCGAAAAGGCATACATTCGACTGGCTCGACACATTCGAGGAATCTACCGAATCAAAATCTTCTACAACATGTTTGAGGATATCATTCTGAAGTACACATGGTCTGCCATTGGATACATGTTTGCCTCTTTGCCAGTTTTCCTTCCCGCATGGAcctccatcaaggagaagaccaaggagaCGACTGCATCTGCTGTTACCGCTTCCATGGATTTCTCTGAGCAGGACCACATGCGAGATttcatcaccaacaagcGACTCATGTTGTCCCTTGCCGATGCCGGTGGACGAATGATGTATTCCATCAAGGATCTTGCCGAGCTGTCCGGTTACACCTCTCGAGTCTACATGCTGCTTTCGGTGCTGCATCGAGTCCATGCTCGAGCTTACACCTCGCGAATACTCAAGACTcccatcaaggaggctgcttcaaaggaggccaaggaggagggcatTGTTATCGGCGAGAAGCCCGATCccgacagcagcagtgaGCTCTCCGAGGAAGAGCAGTTCACTCTGAACTCCATTTCAGGTACCATTCAGCCCCGGTACCCTGGTGTGCGATTCGAGGGTGTTCCGATTGTTGCACCCTCTGCTGTCGGCTCTGGTGAGTTGCTTGTTCGAGATCTTAACGTTCTCATCAAGCCCGGAGAACACATCCTTATTTCCGGACCCAACGGCTGCGGTAAGTCTGCAGTTGCTCGAGTCATTGGCGGTTTGTGGCCTGTTTACCGTGGTCTGCTCTCTCGTCCCGACATTTCCGAGATTGGTTTCCTGCCCCAGCGAGCCTACCTCTCCATTGGATCTCTGCGGGATCAGATTATCTACCCTGATTCGCATGCCGACATGATCAGCAAGAACGTCACTGATGCTGATCTGCAGACTATTCTGGACCGAGTCCATTTGGGCTACCTGCCCTCGCGTGAGGGTGGCTGGAACACTCGAAAGGAGTGGAAGGATGTCTtttctggaggagagaagCAGCGAGTCATGTTTGCCCGAATCCTATACCATCGCCCCAAGTTTGCTGTTATTGATGAGggtactgctgctgtttcttctGATGTGGAAGGCTCCCTTTACGAGAACTGCAAGAAGGACGGTATTACTCTGATCACCATATCTCATCGACCTTCTCTGATGAAGTACCACAAGGCCCAGCTCAAGCTGGGTCTCGGCAACGACGGCAAGGACTGGGATCTTGAGATTGTGGGATCCAAGGAGGCTCGTCTgagtgtggagaaggagatccAATCGcttgaggagaagctgtccaaggtggacgagtggaagaagcgaaagacCGAGGTGGAGGCCATTCTGCGAGGCGAGGTCAAGCATGAGCAGAAACCCGGCTTCCAGGAGATTGTCACTGAGAATGTCCAGAATACTGGTGATGATACGGGCGTTCTGCTGAAAACCGACACTATTGTGGGTGTTGGCAAGgagagcgaggaggaggacgtcaaggagatgaagcagcagctgggcTCAGTTGTCAAGGCTGAGGGTGATGCTTccgtcaaggagcaggccGCCAAAGAGCTGAACGAGGCTACTGAAAAGCtggaggctgccaaggagaagaccgATAAGGGAGATGTGAAGGTTGAGGGTGGTGCCGACAAGCCTGCCGCCGCCAAGACTAGCAATCCCAAGAAGTCCGAGAAGAAATAA
- a CDS encoding uncharacterized protein (Truncated form of YALI0A06831g, no similarity) — protein MSRPYRGRGRGRGNERFGYGRERRHAYEQEYARDREISDRAGFRRDEVRDYRRDGSRGPREGPRDWPREPPREPRPWESRDRPPPRDPRDRDPRDRDPRDHDPRERDPRERDSRERDARDSPREFRDRPPSGPRERHDSHSSNHSGRPPPREPRGEFHRPPERDKDSPSRPHGPKPSSGNGSRHNSSHHSSTPTTPVVGTPKTHTNQAYQEAHFYLGSETTVSRASEPYHIKTAQTEGIQKRLTELEAFNQALEILEAKKRKLEGEYASIETDVVREGVRAEVTGHALEVLNSQA, from the coding sequence atgtCGAGACCATACAGAGGTCGCGGAAGAGGCCGTGGAAACGAGAGATTTGGATACGGAAGAGAACGGCGACATGCTTACGAGCAGGAGTACGCGCGGGATCGCGAGATTTCTGATCGAGCAGGTTTTCGACGTGATGAAGTGAGAGACTACAGAAGAGACGGATCGCGAGGACCTCGGGAAGGCCCCAGAGACTGGCCCCGAGAACCCCCACGGGAGCCGAGACCAtgggagtcacgtgacagacctccaccacgtgacccacgCGATCGTGACCCACGCGATCGTGACCCACGCGATCATGATCCTAGGGAGCGTGATCCTAGGGAGCGTGATAGCAGGGAGCGTGATGCTAGAGACTCTCCGCGGGAGTTTAGAGATCGGCCCCCCAGCGGTCCTAGGGAACGCCACGACAGTCACAGCAGCAATCACAGCGGTCGTCCACCACCGCGGGAGCCAAGGGGTGAGTTTCATCGCCCGCCTGAGCGTGACAAGGACTCTCCTTCTAGACCGCATGGTCCGAAGCCCAGCAGCGGAAACGGGTCTAGACACAACAGCTCACACCACAGTAGCACGCCAACAACGCCCGTGGTGGGTACTCCGAAGACACACACCAACCAGGCGTACCAGGAGGCGCACTTTTATCTGGGATCGGAAACCACGGTGTCTCGAGCGTCGGAGCCGTATCACATTAAAACTGCCCAAACGGAGGGTATCCAGAAGCGTTTgaccgagctggaggcgTTCAATCAGGCGttggagattctggaggCGAAAAAACGCAAGTTGGAGGGCGAGTATGCCAGCATTGAGACCGATGTGGTTCGTGAAGGGGTTAGGGCCGAGGTGACGGGCCATgcgttggaggtgttgaaCTCACAGGCGTAG
- a CDS encoding uncharacterized protein (Compare to YALI0A06721g, no similarity) has protein sequence MVAKVVSFCGMSAQIARVNKSSTSSVSVYSMPRLRISSSHHRLCMRVANRASLRASRISPIFSRLIDRNWFRARTCVKSASEWSVPLSSSWMNKHDLTQKSMLSWSWMTPWPIPLSLLARAARSSRYCSRRSLSSWSDAEVMCSGTWLGWLNIDGVICV, from the coding sequence ATGGTTGCAAAAGTGGTGTCATTCTGTGGCATGTCTGCTCAAATTGCAAGAGTCAACAAatcatcaacaagctcGGTGTCAGTATACTCAATGCCCCGGTTGCGCATCTCGTCCTCACACCATCGCTTGTGCATGAGAGTCGCAAACAGAGCCTCGCTCCGAGCCTCACGAATCTCACCCATCTTCTCAAGACTAATTGATCGGAACTGGTTCAGGGCCCGCACCTGCGTTAAAAGCGCATCCGAGTGGTCAGtgcccttgagctcgtcgtGGATGAACAAGCACGACTTGACGCAAAAGTCAATGCtctcctggagctggatGACACCCTGGCCAATCCCTCTGTCTCTCTTAGCCAGAGCGGCTCGCTCGTCCAGATATTGTTCTCGCAGAAGCTTGAGCTCGTGGTCAGACGCGGAGGTGATGTGCTCGGGAACTTGGCTAGGTTGGTTGAACATTGATGGTGTAATATGTGTTTAG
- a CDS encoding uncharacterized protein (Compare to YALI0A06787g, similar to uniprot|P38286 Saccharomyces cerevisiae YBR159W Hypothetical oxidoreductase in RPB5-CDC28 intergenic region (EC 1.-.-.-)), whose amino-acid sequence MDCVDHSNVPRPCVKIPEKWQSAYGILIGWSLLYTNSTTTHTTLTMVYVNAKNYFCDSIINNTDRVLSALIKYHGLSIIAVFLLAIGLFHVALKVVSYVAVLLDVFVLPPTNYLPYGSQRGAWAVVTGASDGIGKEYARQLGLRGFNVFLISRTESKLRELAQEIAEKSKVETKFLAIDVSTDSPQNYKDIETVLETIPSVSILINNVGLSHSIPTPFLETPPAELHNIIAINNLATLKITQLIAPKIVESVKEARATKKFQKGLILTMGSFGGLLPTPLLATYSGSKAFLQHWSNALAVELAPEHVDVELVVSYLVTSAMSKVRKTSALIPNPKQFVTATLSSVGRAGGAQEKFATSTPYWSHALLHWWIAQTVGVFSKLVAGFNYKMHVDIRKRALKKQARQAAGGVADPKNTTAAREGYATESLKNETLKH is encoded by the coding sequence ATGGATTGTGTCGATCACAGCAATGTCCCACGACCTTGCGTCAAGATACCCGAGAAGTGGCAGAGTGCATATGGTATTTTAATAGGTTGGAGTTTGCTATACACCAACTCAACCACTACTCACACAACCCTCACAATGGTCTACGTGAACGCGAAAAACTACTTTTGTGACTCgatcatcaacaacacGGACCGGGTGCTGTCTGCTCTCATCAAGTACCATGGTCTCTCCATCATTGCCGTCTTTCTGCTGGCAATTGGCCTCTTCCACGTGGCTCTGAAGGTGGTGTCCTACGTGGCCGTTCTTCTCGACGTGTTTGTGCTGCCTCCCACCAACTACCTGCCCTACGGCTCCCAGCGGGGCGCCTGGGCCGTGGTGACCGGTGCTTCTGACGGCATTGGCAAGGAGTACGCCCGACAGCTGGGTCTCCGAGGCTTCAACGTGTTCCTCATTTCTCGAACCGAGTCCAAGCTGCGAGAGCTGGCccaggagattgccgaAAAGTCCAAGGTCGAGACCAAGTTCCTGGCCATCGACGTGTCCACCGACTCCCCCCAGAACTACAAGGACATCGAGACCGTGCTGGAGACCATCCCCAGCGTGTCTATCCTCATCAACAACGTCGGCTTGTCCCACTCCATCCCCACCCCCTTCCTCGAGACCCCCCCCGCCGAGCTGCACAACATCATCGCCATCAACAACTTGGCTACTCTGAAGATCACCCAGCTGATTGCCcccaagattgtcgagtccgtcaaggaggcccGAGCCACCAAGAAGTTCCAGAAGGGTCTCATTCTTACCATGGGATCTTTTGGCGGCTTGCTGCCCACCCCCCTGCTCGCTACCTACTCTGGTTCCAAGGCCTTCCTCCAGCACTGGTCCAACGCTCTGGCCGTGGAGCTTGCCCCCGAGCACGTCGATGTCGAGCTCGTTGTCTCCTACCTCGTCACCTCTGCCATGTCCAAGGTCCGAAAGACCTCTGCTCTGAtccccaaccccaagcAGTTTGTCACCGCCACTCTGTCGTCCGTTGGCCGAGCCGGAGGAGCCCAGGAGAAGTTTGCCACCTCCACCCCCTACTGGTCCCACGCCCTGCTGCACTGGTGGATCGCCCAGACCGTCGGcgtcttctccaagctcgTTGCCGGCTTCAACTACAAGATGCACGTCGACATCCGAAAGCgggctctcaagaagcaggccCGACAGGCTGCTGGAGGCGTTGCCGACCCCAAGAACACCACCGCTGCTCGAGAGGGCTACGCCACCGAGTCTCTCAAGAACGAGACTCTCAAGCACTAA
- a CDS encoding uncharacterized protein (Compare to YALI0A06809g, weakly similar to DEHA0A06743g Debaryomyces hansenii), protein MNLFSKSEDGSNTATNASQPDNVTAGAGSAPSTATPAPEGDGTNSQEKTELGKLTAFVKEDPQNTYYIDGEREVARSSVCRNTQQGRTCLQLLISSKVMFQQMQKMNFYCALTDEIGRTDMECKYVP, encoded by the exons ATGAATCTGTTTTCCAAGTCCGAGGACGGCTCCAACACGGCTACCAATGCATCTCAGCCCGACAACGTGACCGCTGGCGCAGGGTCCGCTCCCTCCACAGCCACCCCCGCCCCCGAGGGAGACGGTACCAACTCTCAGGAAAAGACTGAGCTCGGAAAGCTGACGGCTtttgtcaaggaggacccCCAGAACACGTACTACATTGATGGCGAGCGGGAGGTGGCTCGAAGCAGCGTGTGCAGAAACACCCAGCAGGGCCGAACCTGTCTGCAGCTgctcatctcctccaaggTCATGTTTCAGCAGATGCAGAAGATG aacTTTTACTGTGCTCTTACAGACGAAATTGGCCGAACAGACATGGAGTGCAAGTACGTCCCATAG
- a CDS encoding uncharacterized protein (Compare to YALI0A06743g, similar to uniprot|Q8NJZ8 Emericella nidulans Theta class glutathione S-transferase (EC 2.5.1.18)) gives MAITLYTWPTPNGVKISVALELLKLPYKVVSIDIKNGEQHTPEFRKVSLNGRIPAITDTEGPGATSSAPFAIFESGAILQYLVSKYDKDHKISYPEGTLDYYKSIEWLFFQNAGVGPMQGQANHFKIYAPEKIEYGIKRYTDETKRLYGVLDTRLKENGTGYLAGDHISIADITLVGWVQRSEAIGIDLSEFPELDKWLTRLLSIPEVKKGFNVPIDYPNFTEAQKKL, from the coding sequence ATGGCAATCACACTGTACACCTGGCCCACTCCCAACGGCGTGAAGATCTCCGTCGCTCTCGAACTGCTCAAGCTGCCATACAAGGTGGTTTCCATCGATATCAAAAATGGCGAGCAGCACACCCCCGAGTTTCGAAAGGTGTCTTTGAACGGCCGAATTCCCGCCATCACCGATACCGAGGGTCCCGGGGCTACCTCTTCTGCTCCGTTTGCCATCTTCGAGTCTGGCGCCATTCTGCAGTACCTGGtgtccaagtacgacaAAGACCACAAAATCTCCTATCCTGAGGGCACCCTGGACTATTACAAGTCAATTGAGTGGCTGTTTTTCCAGAACGCAGGCGTTGGACCCATGCAGGGCCAAGCCAACCACTTCAAGATCTATGCCCCCGAAAAAATTGAGTATGGCATCAAGCGTTATACCGACGAGACCAAGCGTCTATATGGCGTCTTGGACACCCGTCTGAAGGAGAACGGCACTGGATATCTTGCCGGTGACCACATCTCCATTGCCGACATTACTCTTGTTGGCTGGGTGCAGCGTTCGGAAGCCATTGGTATTGACTTGAGCGAGTTCCCTGAGTTGGACAAATGGCTGACTCGACTGCTGTCAATTCCagaggtcaagaagggctTCAATGTTCCCATTGACTATCCCAACTTTACCGAGGCTCAGAAGAAGTTGTAA
- a CDS encoding uncharacterized protein (Compare to YALI0A06677g, no similarity), with translation MENLPHEIFRIIAGYVEDQTQLVHLACTCQGLYNNVIPLLWTHITQMPKHYVETRLLPRHDDFTILHNLNVDRFKGALEEKQVGMFASSSVRTVEFSFTPWWGEQQFLAALAFLNRSVFTNINKISIVMTIDHTTADSDLSEQLHDVVSQLSAYAAKYKADLLVQVRSVDQIKYFIPESLKQIIFLRVPVSLIWGSEDHQTLAEIAPALTRIKYLELFASPITPITDHDLQTSLQIPPAPDYSWMAKLPITTLKLSEKITTALVNDSNDLPSGLTEFISRDTQPLIAWHMLIGAASRLTKLKTVDITRSAFSTSRLMPISAEPPGKIFPSVQTLRLGFIEPDLVEEIKNTMPNLKSTAVALSL, from the coding sequence ATGGAGAACTTGCCGCACGAAATCTTCCGCATCATTGCTGGATACGTCGAGGATCAGACGCAGCTGGTCCACCTTGCATGCACCTGTCAAGGTCTCTACAACAACGTCATCCCGTTACTATGGACACACATCACCCAGATGCCGAAACACTATGTGGAGACGCGATTGTTACCACGTCACGATGACTTCACTATTCTACACAACCTCAACGTGGACCGCTTCAAGGGTGCGCTGGAAGAGAAACAGGTTGGGATGTTCGCGTCGTCATCGGTTCGGACAGTCGAGTTCAGCTTCACGCCCTGGTGGGGAGAACAGCAGTTCTTGGCGGCTCTGGCATTTCTCAACAGATCAGTTTTTACAAATATCAACAAAATCTCCATCGTCATGACCATAGATCACACCACGGCCGATTCAGACCTCAGCGAGCAGCTACATGACGTCGTGTCCCAACTCAGCGCCTACGCAGCAAAATACAAGGCCGACCTGCTGGTCCAGGTGCGTTCTGTTGATCAGATCAAATACTTTATCCCCGAGTCGCTCAAACAAATCATCTTTCTGCGAGTCCCAGTCAGCCTCATCTGGGGATCGGAAGACCACCAGACTCTGGCTGAAATCGCCCCTGCATTGACTCGCATTAAATATCTCGAACTGTTTGCTTCGCCAATCACGCCTATCACAGACCACGACCTCCAGACGTCTCTACAGATCCCACCGGCGCCAGATTACTCTTGGATGGCCAAGCTGCCGATCACTACACTCAAGCTGAGTGAGAAGATCACCACAGCCCTAGTCAACGACTCAAATGACCTTCCCAGTGGTCTCACCGAGTTcatttcacgtgacactCAGCCTCTGATAGCGTGGCATATGCTGATAGGAGCCGCATCTCGACTGACCAAGCTGAAGACTGTCGATATCACAAGAAGCGCCTTTAGCACCAGCAGATTAATGCCTATCAGCGCCGAGCCACCCGGAAAGATCTTTCCTTCTGTTCAGACCCTGCGTCTTGGATTCATTGAACCTGAtcttgtggaggagatcaaaAACACCATGCCCAATCTGAAGAGCACGGCAGTCGCTCTTTCGCTGTGA
- a CDS encoding uncharacterized protein (Compare to YALI0A06765g, similar to uniprot|P40513 Saccharomyces cerevisiae YIL070c MAM33 mitochondrial acidic matrix protein, similar to Saccharomyces cerevisiae MAM33 (YIL070C); ancestral locus Anc_7.265) gives MSRAILRINASNIVRQALRASAPQVTRFAVPAFTRALSTSRPAFSSEAIATELVARLTKEIDYENSVEAEIAEESGSTGQYRLPKEIDNELTKSGFEIVYSPSKDELELVKKLDNGDVTRVFVSLGAVAQPAPDAFPEEAEVESAEEMEMPEMMDINVVIDRAAQGALSIHGQIDEGEFIISTITPYKDGKLATIDDANTAAERRNAYEGPYFYSLDEDLQRSIQDYIQSRGVDTTFLLLLPEIAETFENRSYKTYLASIRDVVA, from the coding sequence ATGTCCCGAGCAATTCTGCGAATCAACGCCTCCAACATTGTGCGACAGGCCCTGCGAGCATCTGCTCCCCAGGTGACCCGATTTGCTGTTCCCGCTTTCACTCGAGCCCTCAGCACCTCTCGACccgccttctcctccgAGGCCATTGCTACCGAACTGGTGGCTCGActgaccaaggagattgactACGAGAACTCCGTGGAGGCcgagattgccgaggagTCCGGCTCCACCGGCCAGTACCGACTTcccaaggagattgacaaCGAGCTGACCAAGAGCGGCTTCGAGATTGTCTACTCCCcctccaaggacgagctCGAGCTTGTCAAGAAGCTTGACAACGGCGACGTCACCcgagtgtttgtgtctctgggCGCCGTTGCCCAGCCTGCCCCCGACGCCTtccccgaggaggccgaggtggagagtgctgaggagatggagatgcCCGAGATGATGGACATCAACGTTGTCATCGACCGAGCCGCCCAGGGCGCTCTGTCCATCCACGGCCAGATTGACGAGGGAGAgttcatcatctccaccatcacccCCTACAAGGACGGCAAGCTCGCCACCATTGACGACGCCAacactgctgctgagcgACGAAACGCCTACGAGGGTCCCTACTTCTACTCTCTCGACGAGGATCTCCAGCGATCTATCCAGGACTACATCCAGTCTCGAGGTGTCGACACCAccttcctgctgctgctccccGAGATTGCCGAGACCTTTGAGAACCGATCTTACAAGACCTACCTCGCCTCCATCCGTGACGTTGTCGCCtaa